From the genome of Spodoptera frugiperda isolate SF20-4 chromosome 23, AGI-APGP_CSIRO_Sfru_2.0, whole genome shotgun sequence, one region includes:
- the LOC118267131 gene encoding uncharacterized protein LOC118267131 encodes MDIIHGVFVYVFIVNVCVVARGGHGGHGGSHGSHGSYGSHGSYGSHGHSSYHGSHGHHVTASHTHYTYHPPRHVMYTCRHCSSTEMYPVYRPMPPTYVYMYKESGSRYADILTGLSLYNLGRSTSMGWARSHEYYAQPGERCSLQIIERSHFEETEFPCFMISSFVESTVAKGNDSRQVDISSSKIDVKPFLKDNGPALQVTNEQECVLWHNLTMHKERNHVPCALLKEYANTVRQSGVPTYIWLPTLLGTIIAIYLCCACFCRKKEKETVKEEAPLNELRVQGYCSNY; translated from the coding sequence ATGGACATAATCCACGGTGTTTTTGTTTACGTATTTATTGTCAATGTTTGTGTTGTCGCAAGAGGTGGTCACGGAGGACATGGAGGGTCTCATGGATCGCACGGATCATATGGATCACATGGATCATACGGATCACATGGTCACTCGTCATACCACGGCTCGCACGGTCATCATGTGACCGCGAGTCACACCCACTACACGTACCATCCACCTAGACACGTAATGTACACATGTCGTCACTGCTCATCTACGGAGATGTATCCTGTGTACAGACCCATGCCACCGACGTATGTATACATGTACAAAGAATCCGGCAGCAGGTACGCAGACATACTCACTGGTTTGTCTTTGTACAACCTGGGACGTTCCACCAGCATGGGCTGGGCTCGGTCACACGAATACTACGCTCAGCCCGGAGAAAGGTGTTCTCTACAAATCATCGAAAGGTCACATTTTGAGGAGACAGAGTTTCCATGTTTTATGATATCTTCGTTCGTAGAATCAACGGTTGCTAAAGGTAATGATAGTCGTCAGGTTGATATATCGTCGTCGAAGATAGATGTGAAGCCATTTTTGAAGGACAATGGACCGGCGTTACAAGTGACAAATGAGCAGGAGTGCGTGCTATGGCATAATTTGACGATGCATAAAGAGAGGAATCATGTTCCTTGTGCGCTGTTGAAGGAATACGCGAACACTGTGAGGCAGTCTGGTGTCCCCACGTACATTTGGTTGCCCACTCTGTTAGGAACCATCATCGCTATATACTTGTGCTGTGCGTGTTTTTGTAggaagaaagagaaagagactGTGAAGGAAGAGGCTCCACTTAATGAGCTGCGTGTTCAGGGGTATTGTTCTAATTATTGA